Proteins encoded in a region of the Paenibacillus pedocola genome:
- a CDS encoding CueP family metal-binding protein has product MRKQVLLTAGFAVVIGLGTYLYAENNARESADPSPADTQTLKQLVHDYSSRSITAESASISSTQLIVKESDGKSATYSLPGDEFFVSIAPYINQTHPCATHSLTGCQGEMVEQEFTLSVQDAEGNPVMNNETVKSQPNGFIDLWLPRDKTYHVTIEQNGKKAESDISTFEKNDTCVTTMQLG; this is encoded by the coding sequence ATGAGAAAACAAGTCTTGCTGACTGCCGGATTTGCCGTAGTCATTGGCTTAGGAACATACCTGTATGCAGAAAATAACGCCCGGGAAAGTGCAGACCCAAGCCCGGCGGATACGCAAACCCTTAAACAGCTGGTACACGATTACAGCAGCCGCAGTATCACCGCAGAATCGGCTTCCATTTCATCAACCCAGCTGATCGTCAAAGAGAGCGATGGCAAATCGGCTACTTACAGCTTGCCGGGTGACGAGTTTTTTGTCTCAATTGCACCCTATATCAATCAGACACATCCATGCGCAACCCATAGCTTAACCGGTTGTCAGGGCGAGATGGTGGAACAAGAGTTCACCCTGTCCGTCCAGGATGCCGAAGGCAATCCGGTAATGAACAACGAAACGGTGAAATCCCAGCCTAACGGATTTATCGATCTGTGGCTCCCGCGGGATAAGACGTATCATGTTACCATTGAACAAAATGGCAAAAAAGCCGAGTCTGACATTTCTACATTTGAGAAAAATGATACTTGTGTAACTACTATGCAGCTGGGCTAA
- a CDS encoding extracellular solute-binding protein, translating to MTKKSFTLLLSSLLTFSMLTAACGNNNNGNNEAAATTDPGTSGGTNTATTEPAPEPEKPTEIKIMLPLNTAETPPDTIKAEVEKLTNTKLTYQFFPADTYEEKLNSSFATGSLPQVTYLKNQTTFIQMKESIKDGQFWEIGPYLSEFPNLNKLKPEILNNTKVEGKLYSLYIGRPLARQGIIYRKDWADKLGLKAPANLDELFAMAQAFTEKDPDGNGKKDTIGLVDRNELVYGAFKTVSSWFGTPNNWGEKDGQLAPEFTFPQYIDTMDFFKKLRDGGYMNKDFAATSKTDAVNMFVSGKAGLYIGGSMQDIDTLNKDLIKNFPDAVLDTHSMVAGPDGKFAQWMIPGYNNVVLFPKSAVKDEAELKKILAFFDKMMTPEVANLMYWGIEGKHYTVVDGKAKPADDKELIEREVKGYKDSVIGEYETNGMYQSLNVLPGRIHAEELVLENVKVGVADPTAALDSPTYTSKGVELQQIITDATYNYIYGQLDKAGFEKQVEAWKSRGGAAIIEEYNAVYKK from the coding sequence ATGACGAAAAAATCCTTTACCCTGCTTCTTAGCTCGCTGTTAACATTCAGTATGCTGACTGCGGCGTGCGGCAACAACAACAACGGCAATAATGAAGCAGCGGCCACCACAGATCCCGGCACCAGCGGCGGAACCAATACCGCAACCACAGAGCCGGCACCAGAGCCGGAAAAACCGACAGAAATTAAGATTATGCTTCCACTGAATACGGCAGAAACCCCTCCGGATACAATTAAGGCTGAAGTGGAGAAGTTGACCAATACGAAACTGACTTATCAATTTTTCCCGGCGGATACCTATGAAGAGAAGCTGAATTCTTCCTTCGCCACGGGCTCCCTGCCGCAAGTGACTTATTTGAAGAATCAGACCACGTTCATCCAGATGAAAGAATCGATCAAGGACGGACAGTTTTGGGAAATTGGACCTTACTTGTCGGAGTTCCCGAACCTCAACAAGCTGAAACCGGAAATCCTCAACAATACCAAAGTGGAAGGCAAGCTGTACTCGCTGTATATCGGCCGTCCGCTGGCCCGTCAGGGGATCATCTACCGCAAAGACTGGGCGGATAAACTCGGACTGAAGGCTCCAGCCAATCTGGATGAACTGTTCGCTATGGCCCAAGCCTTCACGGAGAAGGATCCGGATGGCAACGGTAAAAAAGACACGATCGGTCTCGTGGACCGCAATGAGCTGGTGTACGGGGCCTTCAAAACCGTCTCCTCCTGGTTCGGCACACCGAACAACTGGGGCGAGAAGGATGGCCAGCTTGCACCGGAATTCACCTTCCCGCAATACATCGACACGATGGATTTCTTCAAAAAGCTGCGTGACGGCGGATACATGAACAAGGATTTCGCAGCCACCAGTAAGACGGATGCCGTAAACATGTTTGTCAGCGGCAAAGCAGGGCTGTACATCGGCGGTTCCATGCAGGATATCGACACCCTTAACAAGGACCTGATCAAAAACTTCCCGGATGCTGTGCTGGATACGCATAGTATGGTAGCCGGACCTGACGGCAAATTCGCCCAATGGATGATTCCAGGTTATAACAACGTTGTGCTGTTCCCGAAATCTGCGGTTAAGGATGAAGCTGAGCTGAAGAAGATTCTGGCCTTCTTTGACAAGATGATGACTCCGGAAGTGGCCAACCTGATGTACTGGGGGATTGAAGGCAAGCACTACACCGTTGTAGACGGCAAAGCTAAACCGGCAGACGACAAAGAACTGATTGAACGCGAGGTCAAAGGCTATAAGGACAGCGTGATCGGTGAATACGAAACCAATGGCATGTACCAAAGCTTGAACGTACTGCCTGGACGGATTCATGCCGAGGAGCTGGTGCTTGAGAATGTCAAAGTGGGTGTAGCAGATCCGACAGCTGCTCTGGATTCGCCGACCTATACTTCTAAGGGTGTTGAGCTTCAGCAGATTATTACGGATGCCACTTACAACTATATTTATGGACAGCTGGACAAAGCCGGATTTGAAAAACAAGTGGAAGCCTGGAAGAGCCGCGGCGGAGCGGCCATTATCGAGGAATACAACGCTGTATACAAAAAATAG